TGATTCATTAGCAGCTGTTACTAAAAGAACAAGTTAGTGTGTTAATAATTGTGatgatacatttaaatacgAAATACAAGTTtgcaatatcaaaaatataaggACTCTTCTAACTTACTTAAAAGTCAATAAAACCAGAAGCACCGGAAAATAATACTTGATCTTACCTGATAAACGCTTGGGCAGCTTCTGAAACCTGATTTAACAATAAGAAAGTTGGTTACACACTGCTGACTgggatttttttcccttcatacAACAATTCTCTTATTTTCAACTTAAATCAACTGTATAATACTCACTTTCCATTATTGCTCGTCTCTTACAGAAAGCCACAGCAGCAATGATCAGAGAAAGAAGAACgacgacaacaacaacagcaacaactaAAGATGATCCTGAATCTGAAACATTAGAAAGGCAGACAGAATCTTTTAATGATATTCACACATTTCTACTTGGATCATTAGAGTTAGAATTGATAAATGGTGCCACCTGAcgttgttttttaaagataaatgcaTGTTGGCATTTAGTGAACATTGAACTGTATTAAAGCATGCAAGGAAACATGCAGAATGACAGAATGATACTCGCCGGTGACAGTAACGGTGTAGCTTCTAATGATGCTGAAGCTGCTGTTGCTGATCTGTAGTTTATATTctccagagtctgtggttctgatgttcatgatggtcagagatccagtctgattaaccttcagtctgtctctgaatctctctttACACTCAACCTCCGTACAGATCTGACTCTGATCTCCAACGATTTCAGCGACGAGAGTCTCATTAAAATACCACTTCATCAAATCACGAGGGTTTTTTATTTCTCCAGTGTATAAAGTGACAGATTCTCCCTCCTTCACTGCCTTTCTCTGTATTTTATCTCgaacacctgaaacacaaaccaaCAGGCGAACCAACatcaaagaaaagaacaaagtaAAGGGAAAAAGCTACACAATATTGCCATTGCAgattttttatgtgcatttcaaGACTGAAAATCCACTAAACAGGTGTGATTTAAACCTAGACACCCTGGCTTTACGTTTTTAAAACTCACCATGTACAGTAACGTTAAAGATCTTTTCAATTTTGCGGCTGGTGATCTTTAGCTTATAAACTCCAGAGTCGGCGTTTCTGACGtttgtgatggtcagagatccgg
This window of the Puntigrus tetrazona isolate hp1 chromosome 22, ASM1883169v1, whole genome shotgun sequence genome carries:
- the LOC122327436 gene encoding uncharacterized protein LOC122327436 isoform X2; translated protein: MTWFFEENRLALINGEGHKVCADDECKERFIDRLNVNQAGSLTITNVRNADSGVYKLKITSRKIEKIFNVTVHGVRDKIQRKAVKEGESVTLYTGEIKNPRDLMKWYFNETLVAEIVGDQSQICTEVECKERFRDRLKVNQTGSLTIMNIRTTDSGEYKLQISNSSFSIIRSYTVTVTDSGSSLVVAVVVVVVLLSLIIAAVAFCKRRAIMESFRSCPSVYQRAAAENNELQ
- the LOC122327436 gene encoding uncharacterized protein LOC122327436 isoform X1, with product MCCFFKQNSLTALLSLLPSTFYFCQICVRFQPRSDAKTSFFGICVWLLFVSGASAVVQSVLATEGDSVTLHTDVERILQDRMTWFFEENRLALINGEGHKVCADDECKERFIDRLNVNQAGSLTITNVRNADSGVYKLKITSRKIEKIFNVTVHGVRDKIQRKAVKEGESVTLYTGEIKNPRDLMKWYFNETLVAEIVGDQSQICTEVECKERFRDRLKVNQTGSLTIMNIRTTDSGEYKLQISNSSFSIIRSYTVTVTDSGSSLVVAVVVVVVLLSLIIAAVAFCKRRAIMESFRSCPSVYQRAAAENNELQ